One Sesamum indicum cultivar Zhongzhi No. 13 linkage group LG14, S_indicum_v1.0, whole genome shotgun sequence genomic window, AGCCCGTGTGTGAGTCAACCATCATCCTTCAGTACATCGATGAAGTCTGGAGAGATAAAGCAACTCCGCTGATGCCCTCCGATCCATATGAGAGAGCCAACGCCAGGTTTTGGGCTGACTACATTGACAGAAAGGTACACCTTCGATTCTCTTCTGTTCCTTCTGTGGTTCTTGCTTGGAATTCTAACAATCGTTTCTTTAAATTTCTGTGTTGGACAAAAATATGTGATTTCCTCTTTGGAGTGTTTGagccatttttctttctttgaaatttttttctggAGTTTTTGGGAGCATTGCTCCTGCTTCTGAAActtaaaacacacacacacacttttGAGGGTGCTTTggctttgatttttataaataacttcTAATTTATCTTGTACAACATCCTAATTGTAAtaatcttaaatttaaatttatgttgcttcaatttatttttcagattaGCAAGTTTAgagttgatattaaaattttcaaataaataaaatgatttgacaatattagAATTCGGAGTTTcacaatttcatattattggTACTAGACAGAAAATTATGAACTAACCTCTTGTGATTAATTAACGATAAACTAAAGCTTAGTTTACAGTGCTAGAAATTTATttagggtttaatgcaatttatacatgtgatattataaatgagcaaattatctccctttgataaaaaatagtataagtTATCTTCGTGTGCTTTTTaagatgaatttaaaaaacattagagttaaattgttgaattttttaaaacacaagaaaGTAAATTACTATGTTCTTATCATAaaaggtaatttgctcatttataatttcacaaaaggggttgcttgcattttttccaatttatttattgtatctCGGTGAACAATCAGACTAGTTGGTTGGAACATCATTTAAGTAGGTAAATTggtgcattttaaaaaacatatggagataaattactattttctttgtagaggggtaatttattcatttgcaatatGACAAGGaggttgcttgtatttttcgCTATGTTTAAATGAAATGAGAAGGTGTATATGCAAACATTATATACTTAGAGGGGAAATTTGATACTTTGGGAAAAGAGATAAGATGCAATCAATAATTATCTTGTACAAAACCCTATATTTTTAGGGAAAAGTTTAAGTTGTATGTTCATATATGGGATGGTGCACAGATATATAGTACTGCAAAACTAGTCTGGACGAGCACAGGTGAAGTCCAAGAAAcagcaaagaaaaatattatagagtGCTTCAAACTGTTGGAGTCAGAGCTTGGTGAGAAGCCTTTCTTTGGGGGAAACAGCTTTGGGTTGGTTGATGTGAGCCTCATACCATTTTCAAGCCGGTTTTATACCCTGGAGACGTGCGGCAACTTCAGTATGTCTGATGAGTGTCCGAAACTGGTTTCATGGGCGAAGAGGTGCATGGAGAGGGAGAGTGTGTCTAAGTCTCTGCCTGATCCGTACAAGGTATATGACTTCGTCATGGGCCTCAAGAAGCAGCACCTTCAATCTCAGCAAAAGAGTTAGTTTGCATTCTGTCATGCTACTTGTACTATGTTTGAGAGACCTTATGGCCTTGGTGTTACTGCTACTACGTGTCTTGGCTCCCGCCCGCCGGTTAGCCTTTCctacacacgcacacgcatGCATGGAATTTTGGTTTGCGTGAAGTTTTTCCCACAATTGCATGTAACAAGTCACAAATATAAGCAAGACAACATAAGAGTCTACCATTGTTTCCCTGACATTtctacaatatttatttctcaCATGTAATCGGTGGATAGTTCATAACTAAATATGTACTCTGGGTTAttgtcttatatatataatcctgATGTACTTATGgttttgttatattaaatataacaaataccTGTTCTCATAATGAATCATGTTGTTTGTCAATTTTGACTTCCACCTTGTACATATTTGTGCTTCTCAATAAGAGTaacatatttgaaatttgagacTGTTCGGGCAATTGAAGATGAGATTGATGGGTAATAAGTCTTCTCTTAAATTTTGTTCCAGGATTCTTGCACAAATTTTTGTATTCTAGTATAGAATCCTTGGCCGGTCAAGAATTCTTCTGCCTGCTATAAAGGAATTgtagggttaaatgcaatttaccccttttgttaatgaaaaatgcaaaaaaaccccagttttttaaaatcacaagGGGGAAGTTTTTTGCACTTTTCGATTaacataggggggtaaatggTATTTACTCGGGAATTGCAATCTATAATACAAGTTAATGCTTTCTTGACTTGTTCTTTTGACTCTcctcaaaattattatgatagGTCTGATTATTTTCAGACAGTAAAGTTTCTAATCCACAATTCTTTTCCCCGTCAAGCTCACATATTGTACACATGTgcttaattgtatttatttctaGGCTCTAGCtagattttatttagtttaatgtTTGAGTGGTTGTAATATTTGCACAAGTCTAGAAGGGTAAtgcaacattttttttttcttccagaAGGAAACAAATCTAGAggaaaaggtaaatttcatatggGTAGAAAACAAAGATCTCAAGGATCAAAGGTTATTCAAGTTTCTTATAAACATCTTTTTTGCCGCTCaacttatttgtttgttttcaatttcaagaaaaaactTCATACAAAGGACTTAGGAACTCTGCTTTGTCGGGTCACATACGTCAACACGATAATCGACCACTAACCCCAGATCCACCAACCTCACCAAAATAAAGTGGGATGGCTCTTGGGGTCCCGTCCAATTGCTATTCCTACGTCGaaatcctatatatatgtttttatactatatatacattcaAGTGCTAAAGTCGGGAATCAAAGTTACCAACCAGTGgatgcataatatatattaaaaaaagattgtacaattattatttattttaaaataattaggtGTAACTAATATTCTCTCTCATCCATTGCTCATtcaagtgagagaaaatggcGGACAAGGTGGTTCTGCTGGATGACTACGTGAGCATGTTTGGGATGAGGGCTAGAGTCGCATTAGCCGAGAAGGGTGTGGAGTACGAGTACAGGGAGGAGAGCTTGCAGGCTGGCAAAAGCCCGCTTTTGCTTCAGATGAACCCGGTTCACAAGCAAGTCCCGGTCTTGATTCACAACGGGAACCCCATCTCTGAATCGCTCATTATTGTTGAGTACATTGACGAGGTGTGGAAGGATAAGTGTCCTGATTTATTGCCTGCTCACCCTTACCAGAGAGCTCACGCTAGGTTTTGGGCTGATTTTGTTGACAGAAAGGTACGTACACTTGTTtttatgggtttttttttttgttaatttctcGTCTTAGTTCAGCTCTTTGTGTGTTGTCATAAAGTTGGAAAATTTGCCATTTTAGGTTCTAACTTCGGGATTTGGTGTTTTTTATCCTTTACGAatgaatttttgtaatttagtcctataactttaaaaattttgtaattttagtccttttcggCCAATTTGACTAAAAATTGTTTGTGACTTATACATGATccaattacattaaaattttagtattataaattaatttgtgcaggactaaaattaagtaCCAATCCCCtcagttacaggactaaaatgcCAAATCTATATAAAGTGTAGGTGATTTtgatatgtttaatttttaaaaaagggttaattatatctCTCTGatttatgatctatttatacaaattatccaTGTTTTTTGAAATCTCTgctttttgaaatattacacatacattcactagaaatatcaaaatcatttGTACAAACCACTAGTCATTTCGAAACTATACCTCCTAAAAACGTATGGGTGGATcctgtaattatgacaaaaataagaataatttgtgaaaataaacTATAGATTAGGGGATGtaaacataattattctttttttaaaaactaattttgcGCGTGTGAAAAATTAATGTCCAATTTCTGACCCAGGCACTGTCTCCTTGACTCCATAGATGTTTTGCTGTTTGTGTTATGTTTAAACTTATTTGAGGTTCTCGAGTTGGCTTGTTGTATAATTTTGAACTGGTTTTTTAATGATTCTGTTTGctatcaaaaaaattgaaaaaaagaataatataaaaaattgaccaCATTGACAGTTGGAGAAATTGTGCGAAAAGGGAATTGGAAAAATTCATTATCCCTtacttttccattttcattcGTTCAGAGCATCAATCGTACCAATTAAGAACTACAAATATTATGGAAAAGAATTTAGTTCCATGAATATTAGAGGCggcaattttgattttataatggATATTTGGTAATTAtgtcctgtaattttaaaaattttgtacattaagaacaaaaatgaatggaaTTTGCTAAAGTGGACGGAAAAGTGTACTGAATTAAGCTGGTCATTTGCATTTTTCAGGCCATTGTAGCAACTTCTGaccatttttttcctcaatctgcgaaattcttaaaattagaagataaaATTGTAAACTAAATTTGCCGCCCCATGTACTTACATGattgaaattgcaattttttttttccaaatactTTTTGCATTTCTGTACATCGTTCTATCTCGAGAGAGCTCCAAATAACTTTTGGTTTATTGTATCTCAAATTAAGTTTGTTATGCTGCTAGTTCGGGGAAAATAAAACAGTTGTGTATATGGAGAATAATTGTCAACATCTTAGCACCAGAGCATAACATAAGACTATTTTAAAGTTAAAGAGTTTGACTCTTATCTCAACTTCTACTGTAATAAACAACTATCGCTATTATATGTTTACCCACAATAGCAAAATACTTGTCATGTTCTTAGttgcaataataatatttattaaaatttttagttcgGCTGAACCAACAGACAACAACCATAACTCGattgcaattaattaaaattcatcatgattttcaatttttagccATGACAAAATGATAACCAAACAGTGATTCATGATGAAATATGGAACTAGGTATATGATGCTGGAAGACGGCTGTCAGGGACAAAGGTAGAAGAGCAAGAATCAGGCAAGAAAGACTTCATAGCTGCTCTCAAGCTGTTGGAGGGAGAGCTGGGGGACAACCCTTACTTTGGTGGTGAGAATTTCGGGTTTCTTGATGTGGCCCTAATCCCTTTCTACACTTGGTTCCCTGCATTCGAGACTTGCGGCAACTTTAGCACTGAAGAGCATTGTCCGAAATTGATCAGTTGGGCGAGGAGATGCATGGAGAGGGAGAGCGTGTCCAAATCCTTGGCTGATCCTAAGAAGGTTTATGACTTTGTCTTGtttctgaaaaagaaatacGGCGGGCAGTAGCCGTAGTTGATCAGTTTGGTATCTTATGGTGTGTCTGAAATCCGTTTGTAATAAAGACGTGGTCATATAACAAGGTCTGTGCATGGTGAATGTGGTTTGTTGACCTGATCTTGTAGTTTGTTTCCAGTTGAACGTTGTTTTAGTTTCAAATTTAATGTTCTATGTCGAATCTTATTCGATTTCTAGTTCattcaacatatacataaCACCTATATGAAGATTACAtgatctattttatttttttttaaaaaaataatacacataAAACTCATCTCTGAGGTTCgtcaacatcaattttcattttccctGTGATCTCGAAAAATTCATAAGTAATACgactgaaaatatataaatacgaATTGAGTTTAAGTTATGGCCTTCACTCAAATAAAGTGATATTTAAACACACCCATCGGGAtagattttgataaaataaacagTTGGAATAATGAGTTATTGTCGCAAGCTGGGAAAGGTTTATTAGTTAAATCGGTCCTACAGtctttttgataaaatgaaCAGTTGGAATAATGAGTTATTGTCGCAAGCTGGGAAGGgtttattagttaaatccATCCTACAGTCTTTAACAACCTATGCTATGTCTTGCTTTAAGTTCCTCAATTGTCTGTTAAGGGACTTGGACTCAGCTATGGTAGATTCTTGGTGGCAGTATCAGGGAGAGAGGAGGGTGCATTGGGTGGCTTGGAAGAAATTGTGTCGGACAaggggggtggggggagggGTAATTGGGTTGTAGGGATTTCAAGGCGTTTAACTTAATATTGCTAGCTAAACAAGGGTGGCGTCTCCTCAACCATCCCGAGTCTCTTTTGAATCGATTTTTAAGGCCCGTTACTGTCCTTATTCCACCTTTTGGGAGGCATCAATTAGGACTCGTCCTTTGCTGACTTGGTGTAGTATTGTGGCTGCTCGAGAGGTCATACAGTTCGGATGTGTAGTACAACATGATGCTACATTTGATAAAGAATGAAGTTCATTTATAAGTCACTTAGGTAATTTAAAGCAAGCCACAATATATGTGGGAATAGCCTGCAGATTGATTTTATCAAGACTTCCTTACCAGCTTGCATAGGAAGTTTCTCTTTTCACCCACTCATACGGTACCAAACCCGACCCCTTTATATTGAAAAGCTTCCCCCTTCGATCTGCCTGGACTGAAGACAGCCTAAGATGCTGCTCTAGCTTCAAAATTGATCACATATTTAGGATTGTGGTGATCTCCTTCCACACATCTAGCGCCACATTCGGACTAAACACCACCTTCAACACAAATAATGAATAGGTAGGGAGAAAGTGGATCTCCTTGCCGAATTCACTCTCTGGTTGCACAAAACCCAATTGCTTACCGTtgagaataaatgaaaaactcACAATCGTAATGCACAACATAACAAAAGATATAAAAGACTCGTGAATACCAAGCGTACTAAGGGTTAATTCAACAAATGACCATTCAACACGATCGTTGGCTTTACTCATGTCAAGCCTCAATATNNNNNNNNNNAGAAAATGGTTGCACCCAATAGCAAGTAACACATTATCGCATATTTGACACCTAGTAACAAAAGCAGATTGAGACGACGATGTCATGGATTCAAGTCAAGGTGCGCAGTGGGTCGAATTGGGTTAACCCGGCCTAGGATCAAATTAAACCAATAAAAATGGGTTGGGTTAGCCCAGGCCCGCTTAAAATCAGGCCGTTCCCAAGTATTAAAACTTGGGACCAACCTGACCCGTGGGCAGGACCACCTGGTCCTGAGCTGGGCTTGTTGGgcaactttttttaataaaattaatgcatgACATATGagtttcattttattctcTTAAACTAATTATCCTAGTAggtttttatacttttgaaactctaaaatttatatcattattGTTCTACTTCTAAAGTTTTTGtactttaattcattaatactttttgtttatttttttcaaagtttattataaatcctttttaaatttattatcatctaagtttattattataagtttgttcgttaaattattatttaaattcattatataatcttaactattattttttctagtattatttattttattttataatacaaCTATAAATTCAAGTAATTGTTTAAAAGAAGACCTccatttcataaaaataaataaataaataagcacATTTAGGTCTGATTCTAGTTCGGACCTCAATCGGACCGGTTCATGAGTTGGATCTGGGGTTATAAATGGACCCAGTTAGGGGCCCTTTAAAGGTCCAGGACTATACCAAGACCAGTCATGAACAGTAATGTCTTGAGCCGAACTTTTTCGAGTTGATTCGTGGCGATCTTGAACCTACCCAACCCACTATATACTTTGAGATTCAAGATAAACTTTCAATCTGTTGTAGAATTCTGAAAACCCCATTGCACAAATGCACAGAAAAAACAGAGACAAGAGAGAAATCATATTTCTGGTAAAGTTCGGAAAAAGATCAATCTACAAGAATGGAGCTGAGTGTGTTAAATAAGTTGGAGAAGACGAAATTAACTAACTAACAGACACCTGTTGCTTCTAACTTACAGAGACGCTTAGGCAGCTGCCACATGTCACAGCTCTAACTAAAAGAAACGTAAAacagagagaaaagaaatgcagCAGCAGAAATGCGACTTTAAGACAGAGTCTTCTTCTTCAGCCATCTCCTGCGTCTACTGGCAGCAAACCTGACTTGGATGCTTCAGACTTCAACATCCCCCCCTCAAGATGGACTTGAGGAAAGGAGGACAATCCCATCTTGGACAGCAGATTGCCAAATACAGAGGCAGGGAGGAGTTTAGTGAACAAATCTGCAAGCTGGCAGCGATTGGAAACATGAGAAGGCAGAAGGAAACCAGCCTTGAAACGATCCCGAACCAAATGGCAATCGATTTCGAGGTGCTTGGTGGGTTCGTGGAAAACTGGATTAGCCACAATGTGCAGGGCAGCTTGGTTGTCACAGTAAAGAGGAATCGGAGTAGAAACGGGAACACAAAGGTCCTGAAGAAGATAAGAAATCCAGCGGAGTTCACAAGCAGTGGTACCAAGACTTCGATATTCCGCTTCAGCAGTGGATCGAGCAACCGTGGTCTGTTTCTTCGTCTTCCATGAAACAAGAGAATCACCTAAAAAAATGCAGTATCCAGTGTAAGGCCGCATCCATATGTTCTTGGCCAGGATTGTTAACAAATTGACTAACTTGTTGGGCGGCAAACGATACATCAGGACGAGTGAAACCGAGGTACAACAATCGTCCAACCAAGCGTCGATAGGACTCGGGGTTCAACAACGGAGACGAGGTGAGAGCAGACAGTTTGATTCCCAGAGAAAGTGGGGTAGAAGCCATCTTGGATGATGATAAACCAACATCTGAAATAATGTCGCGAATGTATTTGTGTTGGGTGATGGAAATACCTGCAGTGGAACGTGCAATCTCCAAGCCGAGAAAATACTTGGCTGCACCAAGGTCTTTGATTGTGAAAGCCTTGTCCAGAAAAACCTTGGCATCGTGAATGGCTTCTTCGCAAGGGCCTGTCAGCAACACGTCATCCACAGACAAGAAGTATAAGGGGACCTGCTGAAGAATGTTTAACAAACAAACAGAAATCGTGAGAAGACTGTGAAAAATCATATCTAAGCAGAGAAGAAGTAAGCTCGATGTTCCACTGCCTAGACGCCTGTACCCGTACAGGGAACGTTTCAATCTGCAGACTTTCCCAACAGAAATAGGGTAGCCATCAGGAGCTTTCATGTAAATCACTTCATCAAGAAATCCGTGAAGAAAGGcgttatttatatcaatttggTGGATTGGCCATGAATGACTGGAAGCCACGGCAAACAATAAGCAAACTGTTACTGCTTTGGCCACAGGAgaaaactgatcaaaatagTCCACGCCCTCGACTTGATTATAGCCTTTTGCCACCAAACGAGCTTTGTATTGGTCTACCGTACCATCAGGCCTGAGTTTCACTTTAAAGACCCATTTGCTACCAATTGCATGCTGCCCAGGTGGGAGATCCACAACATCCCAAGTCTCATTTTGTTCCAATGCATTGAGTTCATCTTGCATCGCCTGTTCCCACTTCACCTTTCCTTGAACCTGCAAATAAGTCCTTAGTTCGTGGACAGTAGACAGAGCAGCCAAAAGCTCAACATGTGAGGTGCTAAGAGCAAAGGAAGGATTAGTAGGGGAACTAGAAGTAAAGTGACAATGAAAATCACTAAGCCAAGTGGGATGTCTAGTGTGACGTTGTGATCGCCGTAGGGCAGAAACAGAAGGAGAAGGTAGATGAGCTGGAGTTGGTGCATTGGAGATGTTAATGTCTGTGGAATTAGTAGGTGGGAGTGAACTATCAGTATTAGGAGAGATAGGAGAATCAGGAATTGGATTAGGAACTGGAACAGATTGAGAAACAGAGGTGGTGAGTGAGTGATATGGAAAAATATGCTCATGAAAAACGACATCACGAGACACAAGAACAACATGATTGTCTAAATCATACAATTTGTATCCCTTTTGTCCTGGtatataaccaataaaaatgcATCGAAAAGCCCTTTgatcaaacttatttttatacgGAGTCACATTAGAGACAAAACAAAGGCATCCGAAGGTCTTAAGGTTAGCATAAGAGGAAGGTCTGTTGTGAAGTATTTCGGAAGGGGATTTCCAATGAAGAGAAGGCGAAGGCAATCTATTGATAATGTGAGTGGCAGTGAGAATAGACTCAACCCAAAAAGAACGAGGCAAGCTCGACTCAAACATAAGGGCACGGGCTACTTGAAGCAAGTGTCTATGTTTGCGTTCAACGGTTACGTTTTGCTTAGGGGTGTATGCACAGCTTTTTTGGTGTATAATCCCATGGGATTGGAATAAGGTTTGGCAGGCAAGACTCATAAATTCTGAGCCATTGTCCGTACGAATTGCTTTAACCTTTGAATCAAATTGAGTATGTGCTTTGGCAAGGAAGGATGATAAAAGTTGTAGTGTTTGTGACTTATGTTGAATGAGAAAGGTCCATGTGGTTTTGGAGTAGTCATCAACAATggttaaaatataatgagaaCCAGATAAGGAAGGCTGTCTATATGGACCCCAAATATCAACGTGGATTAAATCAAACACATGACTAGAAACAGAGTTGTTTAAAGGGAATGCACTTCTTGTTTGTTTGGCTAATGGACGCACTGAACAGATTACATCATCCTTAAATTGGGGAATGTTAAGTACAGAAATGTGCTTAAGTACTAAGGGACTAGAGTGACCCAATCTTTTATGCCACAATGTATACAAGGTTTGAATAGCTGAAAAACAGGTGGAATCAGTACTACATTTTTGAGGAACAGAGTGAGGGTGAAACGACTTATCATCTAGAATGTAGAGCTTGCCTAGTTGAGTCCCTGAAGCCAGAATGCGTTTAGTCTTCAGGTCCTGCAAAAGGCATGAAAAAGTGAGGAAAATGAAGCTAACGGAGTGAGTTTTACACAGCTGCGATACAGAGAGGAGGTTGTATTTGAAGCTGGGAATAAGAAACACATGCGTCAGAGTAAGAGTGGATGTAAGATTGATATCACCAGCTTTCGTTGCTAGTGAATTGCTGCCATCAGGAAAGGTTACAGTAATAGGTTGGTTTAAAGAATGCAAAGAATAAAACAAGCTCTCATTACCACACATATGATTCGTGGCTCCTGTGTTTACGATCCAGTACTTTGAACTTAAATATGTTGAGACAGATTTTTTTACCATACCTGCCATTTCATCAGCATGGGCAAAATGAACCCTCACTGGATCTGAAGGTGCTTTGTTTTGAATGAGTTTCAAAGCCTCTACAAGGTCTGCAATTTGAATGTTCCCAACTCCTGTCTCTGTAGTCGCAGTTTCCACTGTATGTTGTTGATCGAGGTCCCCCACAACATAAACCCTTCCTCCAGCTGCACTTTTCTTCCTCTGATTGTTCAAATCCTTGTACCAATCAGGGATTCCATGAATTTTGAAGCATGAATCCCTGTTGTGCCCAGATTTACAATGATTGCAAAACAGATTTCTCCTATCCATTGATTCTTTGCGCTTCACATAATTCCTTTGtcccaaattttcttttgatccAAAATTTCTGCTCATCATAGCAGAATCACCAGCATCTGTAAATCCCAAATTCACTTGGCGTTGCATTTCAACTCTTAGAACCATCGAATAGGCTTTATTCACATGTGGTAGTGGATCAAGAACTAGAATCTGGTTTCGAATGTTATCGTATGATTCGTTTAAACCCATAAGAAATTGCATCAGTTGGTTGGCCTCTATTTGATCAACTTTGGTCTTATTGCAGCCACACGTACATTTTCCACAGGTACACATTGCAGGTGGCATCAAGCAGACAAGTTCGTCCCATAGTTGTTTTAGATTTGTGTAATATGTTGTCACACTAAGGTTGCCCTGAGTCATGAAACCAATCTCACGCTGTATTTTGTACAACAACGGCCCATCGCATTCCCCATATTGCGCCTCAAGCTCCAACCATAGAGCTCTCGCAGAAGATGCATACAAATAAGCATTGACAATGTCCTTTGAGATAGCGTTAAGTATCCATGTTCTTAACATTAAATCAACTTCGCCATTGTCGAAAATCTACTGAATCTTCAGCTGGTTTCTCATAGGTGCCATCTATATACCCGATTTTATCTCGCCCTTCCAAAGTGATGCGGACTGATCTGCTCCATGAAAGCCAGTTGCCGCCGTTTAGCGGCGCTGAAATCATCACCATTCCTTGGTGATCAGGTACTTGTACTCGTGTACGGTTGAATTCACTACCAAAATTGGTACCTACACCAGATATATCTGGTGCAACCATCGAAGGATTCGCCATggattatctaaaaaaaactCGATTGTAGGATTGAAAATATGCAGAGACCATCAAGgtgatggctctgataccatgtagaattctgagaacccCATTGCACAAATGCACAGAAAAAACAGAGACAAGAGAGAAATCATATTTCTGGTAAAGTCTGAAAAAAGATCAATCTACAAGAATGGAGCTGAGTGTGTTAAATAAGTTGGAGAAGACGAAATTAACTAACTAACAGACACCTGTTGCTTCTAACTTACAGAGACGCTTAGTCAGCTGCCACATGTCACAGCTCTAACTAAAAGAAACGTAAAacagagagaaaagaaacgCAGCAGCAGAAATACGACTTTAAGACAGAGTCTTCTTCTTCAGCCATCTCCTGCGTCTACTGGCAGCAAACCTGACTTGGATGCTTCAGACTTCAACATCTATCATCGAGAAATTAAGTCACATTGCATAAGCTAATAGGacaaaactaaataattaattcagggGATTTAACTTTTAGGATCAATACAACATTatcgaaatttaaatatggaGGCAAAACACACAGGTTCAAGATATTAATACACCTTTCGTGATTTTGGGACCAACAACACTCCAGTATTGCTGACCCATAGCAAAGATAGCTTCAAATGCCTCCTCCCATGAATTATGTTTTGGTTCATCTTAGGTGTAACCTTTGGTTGCATACCGGCCACAGCCACATTAAGTACtggtaa contains:
- the LOC105176890 gene encoding probable glutathione S-transferase parC, yielding MADKVVLLDDYVSMFGMRARVALAEKGVEYEYREESLQAGKSPLLLQMNPVHKQVPVLIHNGNPISESLIIVEYIDEVWKDKCPDLLPAHPYQRAHARFWADFVDRKVYDAGRRLSGTKVEEQESGKKDFIAALKLLEGELGDNPYFGGENFGFLDVALIPFYTWFPAFETCGNFSTEEHCPKLISWARRCMERESVSKSLADPKKVYDFVLFLKKKYGGQ
- the LOC105176889 gene encoding probable glutathione S-transferase is translated as MGEELILLDFWSSPFTTRVRIALREKGVEFKSVEEDLLGTKSQLLLEMNPVHKQVPVLIHNGKPVCESTIILQYIDEVWRDKATPLMPSDPYERANARFWADYIDRKIYSTAKLVWTSTGEVQETAKKNIIECFKLLESELGEKPFFGGNSFGLVDVSLIPFSSRFYTLETCGNFSMSDECPKLVSWAKRCMERESVSKSLPDPYKVYDFVMGLKKQHLQSQQKS